A single region of the Candidatus Zixiibacteriota bacterium genome encodes:
- a CDS encoding helix-hairpin-helix domain-containing protein — MISQIAGRISHLTEETITLELNGLYYELMIPSGLYSKLKEVQAENVGITLHTINYIEAGDRKSYHYPHLVGFTDPVDKEFFQLFTTVSGLGIKKALKSLTLPIRQIATAIETKDAATLARLPGIGGRLADKIIAELCGKMARFALAKGEEPLTVMHKGKENFINEAIEVLLQLQYKRTEAERMIENALRTDKRIDTAEKLISAIFNQEAAVRHGGSQ, encoded by the coding sequence ATGATTTCACAAATCGCCGGCAGAATAAGTCACCTGACCGAAGAAACAATTACCCTCGAACTTAACGGGTTGTACTACGAATTGATGATACCTTCGGGGCTTTATTCCAAACTCAAGGAAGTTCAAGCTGAAAATGTGGGGATCACGCTTCACACGATCAATTACATAGAGGCGGGAGACAGAAAGAGCTATCATTACCCGCACCTGGTCGGATTTACAGACCCGGTGGATAAAGAATTTTTCCAGTTGTTCACGACTGTCTCGGGATTGGGTATTAAGAAGGCGCTGAAATCGTTAACCTTGCCGATTCGGCAGATTGCCACGGCGATTGAGACCAAGGATGCGGCCACGCTGGCGCGGCTTCCCGGAATCGGCGGGCGGCTGGCTGATAAAATTATCGCCGAACTCTGCGGGAAGATGGCCCGTTTCGCGCTGGCCAAGGGGGAGGAGCCGCTGACGGTGATGCATAAAGGGAAAGAGAATTTTATCAACGAGGCGATAGAGGTACTGCTGCAACTTCAGTACAAGCGAACCGAGGCGGAGAGGATGATAGAGAATGCTCTTCGCACCGACAAAAGAATCGATACGGCGGAAAAATTGATTTCGGCCATTTTTAATCAGGAAGCGGCGGTTCGTCACGGAGGCAGCCAGTGA
- the ruvB gene encoding Holliday junction branch migration DNA helicase RuvB translates to MSRERIISGDIISPEEESFILSLRPKLLVEYIGQKKLKEKLRVSIEAAKMRKEACEHILFYGPPGLGKTTLAHVIANEMSSRLVATSGPSLSRTGDLMGILTNLGEGDILFIDEIHRLSAAIEEFIYPAMEDFKVDFVVDKGAFAKVINIPLKRFTLIGATTRAGLLSPPLRDRFGLYYHIDFYPPEELMEIITRSAQLLSVKITVEAASEISRRARGTPRVANRLLRRVRDFASVKADGDIDIELANTALEAEGIDTIGLDSLDRKFLKVIIDYYKGGPVGIEALGATLNEEIDTLVDMVEPYLLKIGFLQRTRRGRMVSQDACRHLGIKLDLKDQASLFEE, encoded by the coding sequence GTGAGCCGGGAAAGAATCATATCGGGGGACATCATTTCGCCCGAGGAAGAGTCATTCATACTCTCTCTGCGCCCGAAGTTGCTGGTCGAGTATATCGGGCAGAAGAAGTTGAAGGAGAAGCTGCGGGTTTCGATTGAGGCGGCCAAAATGCGGAAAGAGGCGTGCGAGCATATTCTTTTCTACGGGCCGCCGGGGTTGGGGAAAACAACGCTGGCGCATGTAATCGCTAATGAAATGAGTAGCCGCCTGGTGGCGACCTCGGGGCCATCGCTGAGCCGCACCGGCGACCTGATGGGAATTCTCACCAATCTGGGGGAAGGGGATATATTATTTATCGACGAAATACACCGCCTCTCGGCCGCGATTGAGGAATTTATCTATCCGGCAATGGAGGATTTCAAGGTTGACTTTGTGGTGGATAAGGGAGCTTTTGCGAAAGTAATCAATATTCCACTGAAAAGATTCACACTAATCGGCGCGACGACGCGGGCGGGACTGCTCTCGCCGCCGCTGCGCGACCGGTTCGGGTTGTACTATCATATCGATTTCTATCCGCCGGAAGAGTTGATGGAGATAATTACGCGATCGGCGCAGTTGCTCAGTGTCAAGATTACCGTCGAGGCGGCCTCGGAGATATCTCGCCGCGCGCGGGGAACGCCGCGGGTGGCCAATCGTCTGCTGCGTCGGGTGCGCGATTTTGCCTCGGTCAAGGCTGACGGCGATATTGATATCGAATTGGCGAATACGGCGCTTGAGGCCGAGGGGATTGATACAATCGGGCTTGATTCGCTGGACAGGAAATTTCTGAAGGTGATCATAGATTATTATAAGGGGGGGCCGGTCGGGATTGAAGCGCTGGGGGCGACGCTCAATGAGGAAATCGACACGCTGGTCGATATGGTAGAGCCGTACCTTCTAAAGATTGGGTTTCTCCAGCGCACCAGACGGGGGCGGATGGTCTCACAGGATGCCTGCCGGCATCTGGGGATAAAATTGGATCTGAAAGATCAAGCCAGTCTGTTTGAAGAATAA
- the ruvC gene encoding crossover junction endodeoxyribonuclease RuvC gives MIIVGVDPGLHITGYSVLESDGHNTRVLEAGIIDTKKSSAFEAKLNEIFTELGNIIKQFKPDYIAVEELYSHYVHPKTAIIMGHARGIIFLQASRNRIPVISYASTRIKKSLTGNGRATKGQMQKMIRAILKLKNEFYSADTADALAVALCHHNALLSRGKR, from the coding sequence ATGATTATTGTCGGTGTCGATCCGGGGCTGCATATCACCGGCTACAGCGTGCTGGAGTCGGATGGACATAATACCCGGGTCCTTGAGGCGGGTATTATAGACACCAAAAAGAGTTCCGCTTTCGAGGCAAAACTGAACGAAATTTTCACCGAGCTGGGAAACATAATCAAGCAATTTAAACCTGATTATATCGCTGTCGAGGAGTTATATTCACACTATGTGCACCCGAAGACGGCCATTATCATGGGGCATGCCCGAGGAATTATATTTCTTCAGGCGTCCCGGAACCGGATTCCGGTGATTTCGTACGCCTCAACCCGGATTAAGAAGTCGCTGACTGGTAACGGCCGGGCGACAAAGGGCCAGATGCAGAAGATGATTCGCGCGATACTCAAATTGAAGAATGAATTTTATTCGGCGGATACGGCCGATGCGCTGGCAGTAGCGCTGTGTCATCACAACGCGCTTTTATCCCGAGGAAAGAGATGA
- a CDS encoding helix-turn-helix domain-containing protein → MAKYKLSRRKLFTVKEVASKRLLDHFEQSVRMWLKDKDLGGHKVGKRQEWRIYGSDIVNFMNKYKCDTSYLDIVP, encoded by the coding sequence TTGGCTAAATACAAACTCTCCCGCAGAAAACTATTCACTGTTAAGGAAGTTGCCTCCAAGAGATTATTGGATCATTTCGAGCAATCCGTAAGGATGTGGTTGAAAGACAAAGATTTAGGAGGTCATAAAGTGGGCAAGAGACAAGAATGGCGTATATATGGTTCCGATATTGTGAATTTTATGAATAAATATAAATGTGATACTAGCTATCTTGACATTGTTCCTTAG
- a CDS encoding YebC/PmpR family DNA-binding transcriptional regulator — protein sequence MSGHSKWATIKRKKGKLDAERGRTFTKLIKEITVAARHGGGDIEGNPRLRTAIATAKGANMPADNIKKAIQKGTGELPGVSYEETSYEGYGPAGVAVYMTILTDNKNRTVSEIRHIFARFNGNLGENGCVSWMFDKKGIITIPVNVVDEDTLMEIALEAGASDVVNQGDIYEVVTAPNDVDKVRIVIEKKSIPVTSAESTMIPQNTVRLDEKQAETMLKLYETLEEHDDVQKVYANFDIDEKIMNKLAG from the coding sequence ATGTCCGGCCATTCAAAATGGGCAACAATTAAACGCAAAAAAGGTAAACTGGACGCCGAACGCGGGCGGACGTTTACCAAGCTGATTAAAGAGATTACGGTAGCCGCGCGTCATGGCGGCGGCGACATTGAAGGTAACCCCCGCCTGCGGACGGCGATTGCGACGGCCAAGGGGGCCAATATGCCGGCCGATAATATCAAGAAGGCGATCCAGAAAGGAACCGGCGAACTTCCGGGAGTCTCCTATGAGGAAACCAGTTATGAGGGATACGGGCCGGCGGGAGTGGCGGTCTATATGACAATCTTGACGGACAACAAAAACCGGACGGTTTCGGAAATCCGGCATATTTTCGCCCGATTCAACGGCAATCTGGGAGAGAACGGGTGTGTTTCATGGATGTTTGATAAGAAAGGGATAATCACTATCCCCGTAAATGTGGTTGATGAAGACACCCTGATGGAAATTGCTCTTGAGGCCGGCGCCTCGGATGTGGTCAACCAGGGGGATATTTATGAGGTGGTCACCGCGCCGAATGATGTCGATAAGGTGCGGATCGTAATCGAGAAAAAATCGATACCGGTGACCTCGGCCGAAAGCACGATGATACCGCAGAATACGGTGCGTCTGGATGAAAAACAGGCGGAGACAATGCTCAAGCTGTACGAGACGCTTGAAGAGCATGATGATGTCCAGAAGGTTTATGCCAATTTCGACATCGATGAAAAGATCATGAATAAGCTGGCCGGTTAG